A window of Tautonia plasticadhaerens contains these coding sequences:
- a CDS encoding substrate-binding domain-containing protein → MIGRTAVFVSSMLVLAAGCGVPAEQGGPSSPSGASSPEGGVLFVGFDGSPPLVQALREGKIQGLVLQNPRRMGYLGVKTLIDHLEDREVEAEVATGETLATPENMGTAEVAELLDPPKIDHGADASLSGEKKKAWRIMVIPKGTTHEFWQTIHYGAKAAADEMNAEILWKGPQKEDDRQQQIELVQNAIALGVDGIVLAPLDARALVGPVEQATERGIPVVIIDSALNSEAPVSYVATDNYNGGVLAARRMGELMGGEGRAILLRYAVGSASTEQREQGFLDTMASEFPGVEFVSQDQYAGATAATALEKSQQLVTRYRGQVDAIFAPNESSTFGMLRALEGAGMLKSGRE, encoded by the coding sequence ATGATCGGCCGGACTGCGGTGTTCGTGTCGTCGATGCTCGTCCTGGCCGCCGGGTGCGGCGTCCCGGCGGAGCAGGGGGGGCCCTCCTCCCCCTCCGGCGCGTCTTCCCCCGAGGGCGGGGTGCTCTTCGTGGGCTTCGACGGCAGCCCGCCGCTCGTCCAGGCCCTCCGGGAGGGGAAGATCCAGGGGCTCGTCCTCCAGAATCCCCGACGCATGGGTTACCTCGGGGTCAAGACGCTCATCGACCACCTCGAAGACCGGGAGGTCGAGGCCGAGGTCGCCACGGGGGAGACGCTGGCGACTCCCGAAAACATGGGCACCGCGGAGGTCGCCGAGCTGCTCGACCCGCCCAAGATCGACCACGGGGCCGACGCCAGCCTCTCGGGCGAGAAGAAGAAGGCCTGGCGGATCATGGTCATCCCCAAGGGGACCACCCACGAGTTCTGGCAGACCATCCACTACGGGGCCAAGGCGGCCGCCGACGAGATGAACGCCGAGATCCTCTGGAAGGGGCCGCAGAAGGAGGACGACCGCCAGCAGCAGATCGAGCTGGTGCAGAACGCCATCGCCCTGGGGGTCGACGGCATCGTCCTGGCCCCGCTGGACGCGAGGGCGCTGGTCGGCCCGGTCGAGCAGGCGACCGAGCGGGGCATCCCCGTGGTCATCATCGATTCGGCCCTGAACTCAGAGGCGCCCGTCAGCTACGTCGCCACCGACAATTACAACGGCGGCGTCCTGGCCGCCAGGAGGATGGGCGAGCTGATGGGCGGAGAGGGCCGGGCGATCCTCCTGCGGTACGCCGTCGGCTCGGCCAGCACCGAGCAGCGCGAGCAGGGCTTCCTGGACACGATGGCCAGCGAGTTCCCGGGCGTCGAGTTCGTCTCCCAGGACCAGTACGCCGGGGCCACCGCGGCCACGGCCCTGGAGAAGTCGCAGCAACTGGTCACCCGATACCGAGGCCAGGTCGACGCCATCTTCGCCCCGAACGAATCGAGCACCTTCGGCATGCTCCGGGCGCTGGAGGGGGCCGGGATGCTCAAGTCGGGGCGCGAGTGA
- a CDS encoding sugar ABC transporter ATP-binding protein, which yields MADASGIPLLSMRGVAKRFGASQALDGVSIDLYPGEVHALIGENGAGKSTLMKVLSGACRPDLGSMTLAGDPYAPRGPRDALSRGVAMIYQELAIAPHLTVEANVMLGQERTRLGLLRGKEHRRVVREALGLLDHADIRPDAIAGGLSVGAQQLVEVARALVGDARVIVFDEPTSSLTERDAGRLFAVIDRLRARGLAIAYISHFLEEVKRVARRYTVLRDGRAVAGGLMEGAELRAIIAAMVGRDLTEMFPRVPRQAGAPVLDLHGLSGRRLPRRADLQLRRGEVLGVAGLVGAGRTELLRAVFGLDEVREGRVTVHGVSGRSSGSPGDRIAQGLGLLSEDRKAEGLALGRSVEENLTLSALGRYSRLGWLRLRGRRAEARHWMEAMRVRSTGPDQRVGALSGGNQQKVALARLLHQRADVLLLDEPTRGIDVGSKAEIYRMIGELAAGGKAVLMVSSYLPELLGVCDRIAVMSRGVLGEARPVDRWTEHRIMEEATGRLAGA from the coding sequence ATGGCCGACGCATCGGGCATCCCGCTGCTGTCGATGCGGGGCGTCGCCAAGCGGTTCGGCGCCAGCCAAGCCCTGGACGGCGTCTCGATCGACCTGTACCCGGGGGAGGTCCACGCCCTGATCGGCGAGAACGGCGCGGGCAAGAGCACCCTGATGAAGGTGCTCAGCGGCGCCTGTCGCCCCGACCTCGGCTCGATGACCCTCGCCGGGGACCCCTACGCCCCCCGGGGGCCGCGGGACGCCCTCTCCCGAGGGGTGGCGATGATCTACCAGGAGCTGGCGATCGCCCCGCACCTGACGGTCGAGGCCAACGTCATGCTCGGGCAGGAGCGGACGCGCCTCGGCCTGCTCCGGGGGAAGGAGCACCGCCGGGTCGTCCGGGAGGCGCTCGGGCTGCTCGACCACGCCGACATCCGGCCGGACGCGATCGCCGGGGGCCTGAGCGTCGGGGCGCAGCAACTCGTCGAGGTGGCGAGGGCCCTGGTCGGCGACGCCCGGGTGATCGTCTTCGACGAGCCGACCAGCTCCCTCACCGAGCGGGACGCCGGACGCCTCTTCGCCGTGATCGACCGGCTGCGGGCCCGGGGCCTGGCGATCGCCTACATCAGCCACTTCCTCGAGGAGGTGAAGCGGGTGGCCCGGCGGTACACGGTCCTCCGGGACGGCCGGGCCGTGGCCGGCGGCCTGATGGAGGGGGCCGAGCTGCGGGCGATCATCGCCGCGATGGTCGGCCGGGACCTGACGGAGATGTTCCCCCGGGTCCCGCGTCAAGCCGGGGCCCCGGTGCTGGACCTCCACGGGCTCTCGGGCCGTCGGCTCCCCAGGCGGGCGGACCTGCAACTGAGGCGGGGGGAAGTCCTCGGCGTCGCCGGGCTCGTCGGCGCCGGCCGGACGGAGCTGCTCCGGGCGGTCTTCGGGCTCGACGAGGTCCGGGAGGGCCGGGTCACCGTCCACGGGGTCTCGGGCCGATCATCGGGGTCGCCCGGGGATCGGATCGCCCAGGGGCTCGGCCTGCTCAGCGAGGACCGCAAGGCGGAAGGGCTGGCGCTGGGCCGTTCCGTCGAGGAGAACCTGACCCTCTCGGCCCTCGGCCGCTATTCCCGGCTCGGATGGCTGCGTCTCCGGGGCAGGAGGGCCGAGGCCCGGCACTGGATGGAGGCGATGCGGGTCCGCTCCACCGGGCCCGACCAGCGGGTCGGGGCCCTCTCGGGCGGCAATCAGCAGAAGGTGGCGCTGGCCCGGCTGCTGCACCAGCGCGCCGACGTGCTGCTGCTCGACGAGCCGACCCGGGGGATCGACGTCGGCAGCAAGGCCGAGATCTACCGGATGATCGGCGAGCTGGCCGCCGGGGGGAAGGCCGTCCTGATGGTCAGCTCCTACCTGCCGGAGCTGCTCGGCGTCTGCGACCGGATCGCCGTCATGAGCCGGGGCGTGCTCGGCGAGGCCCGGCCCGTCGACCGGTGGACCGAGCACCGGATCATGGAGGAGGCGACCGGCCGGCTCGCCGGGGCCTGA